A DNA window from Trichomycterus rosablanca isolate fTriRos1 chromosome 9, fTriRos1.hap1, whole genome shotgun sequence contains the following coding sequences:
- the LOC134319805 gene encoding trace amine-associated receptor 13c-like: MNLTELNQLDYCLNISCTERPGSPAVYILLYVSAAIVVLLTLGGNLLVIISVFHFKKLHTPTNMLVLSLAISDFLIGALVMPPLLIWTIESCWILGQGFCIIFSINLTFLTSISIYNVVLIAVDRYFALSNPFLYMNKVSVMRINVVIVINWCVWMVYSFALLYFNGNVSSWTKCPEVCSLFINEVWSVIDLVLTFIFPTSVIIILYSGVFVIAKKHATAIRELSKQTRSQTHTESMKSERKAAKVLGILVSLFMACLLPYYIQRFVGELQYVQKSLIIICLNSTINPVIYALFYPWFRKCIKIIITLQIFQTDSGLINVIS; the protein is encoded by the coding sequence ATGAATCTTACAGAGCTGAATCAGTTGGATTACTGTCTCAACATCTCCTGTACAGAGAGACCTGGATCTCCTGCAGTTTatattttactgtatgtttCTGCTGCTATTGTGGTTCTACTAACACTGGGTGGAAATCTGCTGGTCATCATCtctgtttttcacttcaaaaagCTTCATACACCGACCAACATGCTCGTGCTCTCTCTGGCCATATCAGATTTCCTCATCGGAGCTTTAGTGATGCCTCCATTATTAATCTGGACAATCGAGTCCTGCTGGATTTTAGGTCAAGGGTTTTGCATAATCTTTTCAATTAATTTAACCTTCCTGACATCCATATCCATATACAATGTTGTTCTGATTGCTGTTGATCGATATTTTGCCCTCTCAAACCCGTTTCTCTACATGAACAAAGTCTCAGTGATGAGGATTAATGTTGTGATTGTTATTAACTGGTGTGTGTGGATGGTATACAGCTTTgcactgctttattttaatggaAATGTAAGCAGTTGGACAAAATGTCCAGAAGTCTGTTCACTTTTTATAAATGAGGTTTGGTCTGTAATTGATCTTGTATTGACGTTTATTTTTCCAACTTCTGTAATAATCATTTTGTATTCTGGAGTTTTTGTGATTGCTAAGAAACATGCCACTGCTATCAGAGAGCTTAGTAAACAAACAAGATCTCAAACACACACCGAGTCCATGAAATCTGAGAGAAAAGCAGCTAAAGTTCTTGGTATTTTAGTTTCTTTGTTTATGGCCTGTTTATTACCATATTACATACAAAGATTTGTAGGTGAACTACAGTATGTACAGAAATCATTAATTATAATTTGTCTTAATTCCACCATTAATCCGGTGATTTATGCTCTATTTTACCCCTGGTTtcgaaaatgcattaaaataataataacactacaaATATTTCAAACTGATTCTGGATTAATAAACGTTATTTCATGA